Proteins encoded by one window of Lasioglossum baleicum chromosome 4, iyLasBale1, whole genome shotgun sequence:
- the LOC143208060 gene encoding PCNA-associated factor-like, which produces MVRTKADRVPGKAVGGKAPAKSVKSTPVKKVVGTSKGKNYSGGNPYHPRETPEWQKPITCFLNQNSSTECTSASQESGGQNENKDIGNESE; this is translated from the exons ATGGTGAGAACGAAAGCAGATCGTGTGCCAGGCAAAG CCGTTGGCGGTAAAGCGCCAGCTAAATCTGTAAAAAGTACTCCAGTGAAGAAAGTTGTGGGAACCAGCAAAG GAAAGAATTATTCTGGTGGTAATCCATACCATCCAAGAGAGACACCTGAATGGCAGAAGCCAATCACATGTTTTCTCAATCAAAATTCTTCTACAGAATGTACTTCGGCATCGCAG GAATCTGGAGGCCAAAATGAGAACAAAGACATTGGAAATGAGTCCGAGTAA
- the LOC143208041 gene encoding scavenger receptor class B member 1 yields METKGWARAIRRRFDRTRSKRVLWLYGLAAFTSITMFVAFWFTNVFQNAILSNLELRNGTPAFLLWQRPPAGLLLQVYVFNYTNLAEFESGNANKLQVQQVGPFVYRETLSRVNVQLHDNGTVTYQEKRSFEWVSGESEDQTVIVPNVLLMSMLAFSRNIPYLTQLMLTVLLSSLRSKLFLELPVGEFLWGYEDKLFHMIKPLTSLKVNIPFDKFGVLAFRSGVSEDRITMRTGVDDLENIGLIERVNGVQNRNIWGDEECDKVYGTDGSMFPPHWMERPNNTTLDVYAKEVCRRIPFHFERREYSNGIPTYRYQIPNNFFTTTPDENTCFCPKESNDISFRRCPPTGLFNVSSCGFGSPMLISFPHFYSADESLFDEIDGLTPKQEHRESYLDLHQRLGVTVAARLKFQLNLEVRKATGVPYANHLKDGTILPLIWTDSVIEELPESIKQLLYRSHYLVNAIEAGFQWCSLVGVVLFFGGLVAAYKKDEPHEEKLESPKDQRKSCENVTRT; encoded by the exons ATGGAAACGAAGGGCTGGGCGAGAGCGATTCGGAGACGCTTCGATAGGACGAGAAGCAAACGGGTCCTGTGGTTATACGGCCTGGCAGCGTTCACGAGCATAACGATGTTTGTGGCGTTTTGGTTCACGAACGTGTTTCAGAACGCGATCCTGTCGAATCTGGAGCTTCGGAACGGCACACCGGCGTTCCTGCTGTGGCAGCGGCCACCGGCCGGTCTGCTGTTGCAGGTTTACGTTTTCAACTACACGAATCTAGCCGAGTTCGAGAGCGGAAACGCCAACAAGTTGCAGGTGCAACAAGTCGGTCCTTTCGTCTACCGGGAAACTTTGAGTCGAGTGAATGTGCAGCTGCACGACAACGGAACTGTTACGTATCAAGAGAAGCGGAGCTTCGAATGGGTGTCCGGCGAGTCGGAGGACCAAACGGTGATCGTCCCGAATGTGTTGCTCATGTCGATGCTGGCCTTCTCCCGAAACATACCGTACTTGACGCAACTAATGTTGACCGTGCTGCTCTCGAGTCTACGCTCCAAGCTGTTTCTCGAGCTTCCGGTCGGCGAGTTCCTTTGGGGTTACGAGGACAAACTGTTTCACATGATCAAGCCTTTAACGTCGCTCAAAGTCAACATTCCTTTCGACAAATTTGGAGTTCTCGCGTTC AGAAGCGGCGTAAGCGAGGATCGCATCACGATGCGGACGGGAGTCGACGATCTCGAAAACATCGGGCTGATCGAGCGAGTTAACGGAGTGCAGAATCGCAATATCTGGGGAGATGAGGAATGCGACAAAGTGTATGGCACTGACGGCAGCATGTTCCCGCCGCACTGGATGGAACGACCGAACAACACCACCCTGGACGTCTACGCAAAGGAGGTTTGTCGGCGTATTCCGTTCCATTTCGAACGCCGCGAGTATTCCAACGGTATTCCTACTTATAG GTACCAAATACCGAACAACTTTTTTACGACGACGCCAGACGAAAACACCTGCTTTTGCCCAAAGGAATCGAACGACATCTCCTTCAGAAGATGCCCTCCGACCGGACTGTTCAACGTTTCCTCCTGCGGATTCGGCTCTCCGATGCTCATCTCGTTCCCCCACTTTTATTCGGCGGACGAGTCTCTGTTCGACGAGATCGACGGCTTGACGCCGAAGCAAGAACATCGTGAGAGCTACCTCGATCTCCATCAG AGATTGGGGGTGACCGTAGCCGCCAGATTGAAATTTCAACTAAACTTGGAGGTGCGCAAGGCGACCGGAGTGCCATACGCGAACCACTTGAAAGACGGTACGATCTTGCCGTTGATCTGGACGGATTCTGTAATCGAAGAGCTGCCAGAGTCCATAAAACAGCTCCTGTATCGGAGTCACTATCTCGTCAACGCCATCGAAGCTGGATTTCAGTGGTGTAGTCTGGTCGGTGTAGTCCTCTTTTTCGGTGGTCTAGTTGCCGCGTACAAGAAGGACGAGCCCCACGAAGAGAAACTCGAGTCACCGAAGGACCAACGAAAAAGTTGTGAAAACGTTACAAGAACGTGA
- the Emp gene encoding epithelial membrane protein isoform X1: protein MANERDSRDTVESKTDLGTGAVAVAGGVAGASAGRLSFLGAAVAVGALLIIVAAIVAAVFPKLVDVLLNREIALRDGGRTFKWWKEPPVSPQLSVYIYNVTNADEFLNDGEKPTLMELGPYVYVQRWEKVEVKFNDNDTVSYKVKKRFVFSPEKSVGSEEDLVVVPNVPMLSATSQSKHAARFLRLAMASIMDILKIKPFVEVSVGQLLWGYEDPLLKLAKDVVPKEQKLPYDQFGLMYGKNATMPDWFTIFTGQGDITKYGVLDKWNGKSSLGHWTTPECDSVAGSDGSIFPPRISKHTVLKIFDKDLCRTLPLVFKEEVTTAGGIPGYRFVPSKDAFGSPDRVESQQCFCPAGPPCAPEGTFNASLCQYESPVLLSFPHFYLADPLLREAVNGISPPVEEKHQFFIDVQPMMGTSLRAKARIQINLAVSQVRDIKQVATFPDIVFPIMWFEDGIDELPVEMRSLMKMAVDAPPIARSAVSGALAAIGAVVLIGALVCLARAAKRQEKLHLSNPLPSNASAGKTGQLNPAFQNSASTK from the exons ATGGCAAACGAACGCGACTCGCGTGACACGGTAGAAAGCAAAACCGATCTCGGAACGggtgctgttgctgttgcgggTGGTGTTGCGGGTGCGAGCGCGGGACGACTTTCTTTTCTTG GGGCGGCGGTAGCTGTGGGAGCTCTGCTGATCATAGTAGCTGCGATCGTGGCGGCGGTGTTCCCGAAACTGGTCGACGTTTTGCTCAACAGGGAGATAGCGTTGCGCGATGGCGGCCGTACGTTCAAGTGGTGGAAGGAGCCGCCCGTGTCACCTCAGCTGAGCGTCTACATTTACAATGTGACGAACGCCGATGAATTTTTGAATGACGGCGAGAAACCGACGCTGATGGAGCTGGGACCGTACGTATACGTGCAACGCTGGGAAAAGGTCGAGGTGAAATTCAACGACAACGACACCGTGTCGTACAAAGTGAAGAAGCGCTTCGTCTTTTCACCG GAAAAATCGGTCGGCTCGGAGGAGGATTTGGTGGTGGTCCCGAACGTGCCGATGCTCTCGGCGACCAGCCAATCAAAACACGCGGCTCGTTTTCTGAGACTGGCGATGGCTTCGATCATGGACATTCTTAAAATCAAGCCGTTCGTCGAGGTGTCTGTCGGGCAGCTGCTCTGGGGCTACGAGGACCCGTTGCTTAAGTTGGCCAAAGATGTCGTGCCGAAAGAGCAGAAATTGCCCTACGACCAATTCGGCCTGATGTACGGTAAAAATGCGACAATGCCTGATTGGTTTACCATCTTTACTGGGCAAGGGGACATCACCAAGTACGGCGTACTTGACAAATGGAACGGAAAGAGCAGTCTCGGTCATTGGACGACGCCGGAATGCGACAGCGTCGCCGGCAGCGACGGCAGCATCTTTCCACCGCGCATCAGCAAGCACACGGTGCTCAAGATTTTCGACAAGGATCTCTGCAGAACCCTGCCTCTCGTCTTCAAG GAGGAGGTGACTACGGCCGGTGGAATACCCGGCTACAGATTCGTACCGTCGAAAGACGCTTTCGGTTCTCCCGATAGAGTGGAATCGCAGCAATGCTTTTGTCCGGCGGGCCCGCCGTGCGCGCCCGAAGGAACCTTCAACGCTTCCCTCTGCCAATACGAGTCTCCCGTTTTACTCAGTTTTCCGCACTTCTACCTCG CGGACCCCTTGTTGCGCGAAGCCGTCAACGGAATATCGCCGCCGGTCGAGGAGAAgcatcagtttttcatcgacgtACAGCCGATGATGGGTACCTCGCTGAGAGCCAAGGCGAGAATTCAGATCAATTTGGCGGTGAGCCAGGTGCGAGACATCAAGCAGGTCGCCACGTTTCCGGACATCGTTTTCCCCATCATGTGGTTCGAAGAC GGAATCGACGAGCTTCCCGTCGAGATGCGGAGTCTGATGAAGATGGCGGTGGACGCGCCACCGATCGCTCGATCAGCAGTGTCCGGAGCTCTCGCGGCGATCGGCGCGGTCGTTCTGATCGGTGCGCTCGTCTGCTTGGCGCGTGCCGCGAAACGTCAAGAGAAACTTCACCTGAGCAATCCGCTACCGTCGAACGCCAGCGCCGGTAAAACCGGTCAGCTGAATCCGGCTTTCCAGAATTCCGCGAGCACCAAGTAG
- the Emp gene encoding epithelial membrane protein isoform X2: protein MRVHRGICAKLQGGFLRRWWAAVAVGALLIIVAAIVAAVFPKLVDVLLNREIALRDGGRTFKWWKEPPVSPQLSVYIYNVTNADEFLNDGEKPTLMELGPYVYVQRWEKVEVKFNDNDTVSYKVKKRFVFSPEKSVGSEEDLVVVPNVPMLSATSQSKHAARFLRLAMASIMDILKIKPFVEVSVGQLLWGYEDPLLKLAKDVVPKEQKLPYDQFGLMYGKNATMPDWFTIFTGQGDITKYGVLDKWNGKSSLGHWTTPECDSVAGSDGSIFPPRISKHTVLKIFDKDLCRTLPLVFKEEVTTAGGIPGYRFVPSKDAFGSPDRVESQQCFCPAGPPCAPEGTFNASLCQYESPVLLSFPHFYLADPLLREAVNGISPPVEEKHQFFIDVQPMMGTSLRAKARIQINLAVSQVRDIKQVATFPDIVFPIMWFEDGIDELPVEMRSLMKMAVDAPPIARSAVSGALAAIGAVVLIGALVCLARAAKRQEKLHLSNPLPSNASAGKTGQLNPAFQNSASTK from the exons ATGAGGGTACACCGTGGGATTTGCGCGAAATTGCAAGGAGGATTTCTCAGGCGATGGT GGGCGGCGGTAGCTGTGGGAGCTCTGCTGATCATAGTAGCTGCGATCGTGGCGGCGGTGTTCCCGAAACTGGTCGACGTTTTGCTCAACAGGGAGATAGCGTTGCGCGATGGCGGCCGTACGTTCAAGTGGTGGAAGGAGCCGCCCGTGTCACCTCAGCTGAGCGTCTACATTTACAATGTGACGAACGCCGATGAATTTTTGAATGACGGCGAGAAACCGACGCTGATGGAGCTGGGACCGTACGTATACGTGCAACGCTGGGAAAAGGTCGAGGTGAAATTCAACGACAACGACACCGTGTCGTACAAAGTGAAGAAGCGCTTCGTCTTTTCACCG GAAAAATCGGTCGGCTCGGAGGAGGATTTGGTGGTGGTCCCGAACGTGCCGATGCTCTCGGCGACCAGCCAATCAAAACACGCGGCTCGTTTTCTGAGACTGGCGATGGCTTCGATCATGGACATTCTTAAAATCAAGCCGTTCGTCGAGGTGTCTGTCGGGCAGCTGCTCTGGGGCTACGAGGACCCGTTGCTTAAGTTGGCCAAAGATGTCGTGCCGAAAGAGCAGAAATTGCCCTACGACCAATTCGGCCTGATGTACGGTAAAAATGCGACAATGCCTGATTGGTTTACCATCTTTACTGGGCAAGGGGACATCACCAAGTACGGCGTACTTGACAAATGGAACGGAAAGAGCAGTCTCGGTCATTGGACGACGCCGGAATGCGACAGCGTCGCCGGCAGCGACGGCAGCATCTTTCCACCGCGCATCAGCAAGCACACGGTGCTCAAGATTTTCGACAAGGATCTCTGCAGAACCCTGCCTCTCGTCTTCAAG GAGGAGGTGACTACGGCCGGTGGAATACCCGGCTACAGATTCGTACCGTCGAAAGACGCTTTCGGTTCTCCCGATAGAGTGGAATCGCAGCAATGCTTTTGTCCGGCGGGCCCGCCGTGCGCGCCCGAAGGAACCTTCAACGCTTCCCTCTGCCAATACGAGTCTCCCGTTTTACTCAGTTTTCCGCACTTCTACCTCG CGGACCCCTTGTTGCGCGAAGCCGTCAACGGAATATCGCCGCCGGTCGAGGAGAAgcatcagtttttcatcgacgtACAGCCGATGATGGGTACCTCGCTGAGAGCCAAGGCGAGAATTCAGATCAATTTGGCGGTGAGCCAGGTGCGAGACATCAAGCAGGTCGCCACGTTTCCGGACATCGTTTTCCCCATCATGTGGTTCGAAGAC GGAATCGACGAGCTTCCCGTCGAGATGCGGAGTCTGATGAAGATGGCGGTGGACGCGCCACCGATCGCTCGATCAGCAGTGTCCGGAGCTCTCGCGGCGATCGGCGCGGTCGTTCTGATCGGTGCGCTCGTCTGCTTGGCGCGTGCCGCGAAACGTCAAGAGAAACTTCACCTGAGCAATCCGCTACCGTCGAACGCCAGCGCCGGTAAAACCGGTCAGCTGAATCCGGCTTTCCAGAATTCCGCGAGCACCAAGTAG
- the Nd-49 gene encoding NADH dehydrogenase (ubiquinone) 49 kDa subunit produces MASRALMSGLRPGKGFLGVWNVKGVCAAAERTENSLCIGREQRRSYAHDVTAEDIRHSQMVNTMWNASGREEWKLPPLIKDDEKPEVRNTVINFGPQHPAAHGVLRLILELKGEHVIRADPHIGLLHRGTEKLIEYKTYLQALPYFDRLDYVSMMCNEQCFSIAIEKLLNIEVPLRAKYIRTLFGELTRILNHIMGIGTHALDVGAMTPFFWLFEEREKMMEFYERVSGARMHAAYVRPGGVSLDMPLGLMDDIYEWASKYAERLDEVEDMLTANRIWIDRTRNIGVLSAEDAIDYGCSGVMLRGSGIKWDIRKVAPYDAYDLVDFDIPIGVNGDCYDRYLCRIEEMRQSLRIIYQCLNQMPPGEVRVDDAKIVPPRREEMKTSMEALIHHFKLYTQGFQVPPGATYTAIEAPKGEFGVYLVSDGSSKPYRCKIKAPGFAHLSALRHMGPGCMLADIVAIIGTLDVVFGEIDR; encoded by the exons ATGGCCTCCAGAGCGTTGATGTCCGGTCTGCGACCAGGAAAAGGATTCCTTGGAGTATGGAACGTAAAAGGAGTTTGCGCTGCTGCCGAGAGGACAGAAAATTCACTCTGCATCGGAAG AGAGCAGCGAAGGAGTTATGCCCATGATGTAACTGCCGAGGATATAAGGCACAGCCAAATGGTAAATACGATGTGGAACGCATCTGGCAGAGAAGAATGGAAATTGCCGCCACTGATTAAGGATGACGAGAAACCAGAAGTTAGAAATACGGTTATCAATTTTGGACCTCAGCATCCAGCCGCGCACGGAGTATTGCGGTTGATTCTAGAGTTGAAAGGCGAACATGTCATCCGTGCCGATCCGCATATAGGTCTTCTGCATCGTGGTACGGAAAAGTTGATCGAATACAAAACGTACCTGCAGGCTTTACCTTATTTCGATCGGCTGGACTATGTCTCTATGATGTGCAACGAACAGTGTTTCTCCATTGCTATTGAAAAATTGCTGAACATTGAGGTACCCTTGCGAGCAAAGTACATCAGAa CCCTTTTCGGCGAGCTTACAAGAATCTTGAATCACATTATGGGAATTGGAACGCACGCGCTGGACGTTGGTGCCATGACGCCTTTCTTTTGGTTGTTTGAAGAGCGCGAGAAGATGATGGAGTTTTATGAGCGAGTAAGCGGTGCGCGAATGCACGCCGCTTACGTTCGTCCCGGCGGTGTTTCTTTGGACATGCCGCTTGGTTTAATGGACGACATATACGAATGGGCGTCAAAGTATGCTGAACGGTTGGATGAAGTCGAAGACATGCTGACTGCGAATAGGATTTGGATAGACCGTACGCGTAACATTGGAGTACTATCGGCGGAAGATGCGATAGATTATGGTTGTAGCGGAGTAATGTTGCGTGGCTCGGGAATAAAATGGGATATTAGGAAAGTTGCTCCCTACGATGCGTATGATCTCGTCGATTTCGATATCCCTATTGGTGTAAATGGTGACTGTTACGACAG ATATCTTTGTCGCATCGAAGAAATGCGTCAGTCTCTGCGGATTATATATCAGTGTTTAAATCAGATGCCACCGGGTGAAGTAAGAGTCGACGATGCGAAAATAGTCCCGCCGAGACGAGAGGAAATGAAGACCAGCATGGAGGCTTTGATCCATCATTTCAAGCTGTACACGCAAGGTTTTCAAGTACCTCCGGGGGCCACCTACACCGCGATTGAAGCACCGAAGGGAGAATTCGGTGTTTATCTTGTAAGCGATGGTAGCAGTAAACCATACAGATGCAAGATCAAAGCTCCGGGCTTTGCTCATCTGTCCGCGTTGCGTCATATGGGGCCGGGCTGCATGCTCGCCGACATTGTAGCAATTATCGGTACTTTGGACGTTGTATTCGGCGAAATCGACAGATAA
- the Rpii15 gene encoding RNA polymerase II subunit RpII15: MSKITGYDTHDDGPGFVGIRFCQECNNMLYPKEDKENKVLMYACRNCDFKQLADSNCIYVNKIMHEIDELTHIVADVISDPTLPRTEEHPCPKCNHREAVFFQAQTRRAEEEMRLYYVCTNQHCSHRWTE; this comes from the exons ATGTCAAAAATAACTGGATACGATACACACGATGACGGACCAGGTTTTGTTGGTATTCGATTTTGTCAGGAATGCAATAACATGCTGTATCCTAAAgaagacaaagaaaataaagtACTGATGTATGCT TGCAGAAACTGTGATTTCAAGCAACTGGCTGATAGTAATTGTATCTACGTGAATAAAATTATGCACGAAATCGA TGAACTAACGCATATCGTAGCCGATGTAATATCGGACCCCACTTTACCAAGAACAGAGGAACATCCGTGTCCAAAGTGTAATCACAGAGAAGCTGTATTTTTCCAAGCACAGACCAGACGTGCAGAAGAAGAAATGAGGTTATATTATGTGTGCACCAATCAACATTGTTCTCATAGGTGGACTGAATAA
- the LOC143208046 gene encoding uncharacterized protein LOC143208046 — protein MESGSILNTPGNYPGGARQQFCVSWNSHQSNMHSAFPKLLSSEQFVDVTLACDGGSIKCHKVVLSACSDYLERLLLEIPCTHPIIFLRDMRMWELQALVEFMYCGEVYVERQQLPKLMQAAVVLQIRGLSTQGNVNTLNETSNSQECDTNTPSAAPSTTPLQDTPNFKLEETQSDDGASNTNFLEAVSIAAPSTANAPSDTSTPVPQNPNSSNFINMEHSEALQHLEKALSACEATLTETQGMVKMEPDEQFTQQQDVKPYSISMVPSSNCNPSSPFPAIEGYQRRQRRSEEELKQASDMVARGMTFQVASEKYKIPISTIRFYMVRKGILQRRKRGRGSSNLGMNSQPGSPASPPYHMMNYRLPESLNSSLP, from the exons ATGGAGAGTGGAAGTATCTTGAATACCCCAGGTAATTACCCTGGTGGGGCTCGTCAGCAGTTTTGTGTCTCCTGGAATTCTCATCAGTCAAATATGCACAGTGCGTTTCCTAAATTGTTAAGTTCAGAGCAATTTGTTGATGTCACTTTGGCTTGCGACGGAGGTTCGATAAAGTGTCACAAAGTGGTGTTGTCAGCCTGTAGCGATTATTTGGAACGTTTACTGTTAGAAATACCATGCACCCATCCTATTATCTTTTTGAGAGATATGAGAATGTGGGAACTTCAAGCTTTGGTGGAATTTATGTATTGTGGAGAAGTATATGTCGAGCGACAGCAGCTACCAAAGCTAATGCAAGCTGCTGTAGTATTACAG ATTCGTGGCTTATCCACCCAAGGAAACGTCAATACTTTAAATGAAACTAGCAATTCTCAAGAATGCGACACGAATACTCCATCAGCTGCTCCATCGACGACCCCGCTGCAGGATACACCCAATTTCAAACTGGAGGAAACTCAATCCGATGACGGAGCTTCGAACACTAATTTTCTCGAAGCTGTGTCGATTGCCGCACCCAGTACAGCAAACGCGCCATCAGACACTAGCACTCCAGTGCCACAAAATCCAAATTCCTCGAATTTTATAAACATGGAGCACAGCGAAGCACTACAACATTTGGAAAAAGCGTTAAGCGCTTGTGAAGCAACTCTCACCGAGACCCAGGGAATGGTAAAGATGGAACCAGACGAACAATTTACTCAGCAGCAGGATGTAAAACCATACTCCATTAGTATGGTACCGAGCAGTAATTGTAACCCTAGTAGCCCGTTTCCAGCTATCGAAG GTTACCAGAGACGACAAAGACGTTCAGAGGAAGAATTGAAACAAGCTTCGGACATGGTGGCACGTGGTATGACGTTTCAAGTTGCTTCGGAAAAATATAAGATTCCGATAAGTACAATTCGCTTCTACATGGTACGAAAAGGTATATTGCAAAGGCGAAAACGCGGTCGTGGTTCGAGCAATCTTGGCATGAACAGTCAGCCGGGAAGTCCGGCGAGTCCGCCGTATCATATGATGAATTATCGTTTGCCAGAGAGCCTAAACTCCAGCCTACCGTAG